A stretch of Channa argus isolate prfri chromosome 16, Channa argus male v1.0, whole genome shotgun sequence DNA encodes these proteins:
- the syt16 gene encoding synaptotagmin-16 isoform X3: protein MASDITPEAIGFLSAVGVFIVALAVLFLFINKKLCFSRVGGLPCLEQHGHRKKGRLGIRQGLVNSYGEDDDSGSSSSNSEDEVLKQFEISVSRSQSFRTAAAKGGEQQSHHTQLALGRRHKFTRLSDQEEGSTEPSDCEEMEAQSQQGFQDPLSAAVEENERASVLSLDEPAVAKASSARDSPTPSMNRQAADGSEDTEKAVDQAKNDGTDTSSTWSPEQEKPPDDEVSSQPATSSPRTPISKCGDLVLSLEYHPDNEKVLVSVIAARDIPDKARSGMDSWQVHMVLLPAKKQRHKTAVQKGSLPHFNETFRFSRLEPSDLQVSAIRFRLYALGGRMSRERMMGEKVLRLGGLNPDGGTMETTLVLEPRSNLKSVDSQLSLSAVSQSDSASSTQSLTHGGVPELLVGLSYNATTGRISVELIKGSHFRNLAINRAPDTYGRLTLLNSVGQEISRCKTSVRRGQPNPVYKETFVFQVALFQLSDVTLLISIYNRRSMKRKEMVGWIALGQNSSGEEEQLHWQDMKESRGQQVCRWHVLLEG from the exons TCACCCCAGAGGCCATCGGCTTCCTGTCAGCGGTGGGCGTCTTCATTGTGGCACTGGccgtcctcttcctcttcatcaacaaaaagctgtgtttttcaCGTGTTGGTGGACTCCCCTGCCTGGAGCAACATGGCCACCGGAAGAAAGGACGCCTGGGAATCCGCCAGGGGCTCG TGAATAGTTACGGTGAAGATGACGACAGTGGCAGCAGCTCCTCTAACAGTGAAGACGAGGTCCTGAAACAGTTTGAAATCTCTGTATCGCGTTCGCAAAGTTTCCGCACAGCAGCTGCAAAGGGGGGTGAACAGCAGTCCCATCACACACAGCTGGCATTGGGTCGGCGTCACAAATTCACCCGACTGTCAGACCAGGAGGAGGGCAGCACTGAGCCATCAGACTGTGAAG AAATGGAGGCTCAGAGCCAGCAGGGTTTCCAGGACCCGCTTTCTGCAGCGGTAGAGGAGAATGAGAGGGCATCTGTACTCTCTCTGGATGAACCCGCGGTGGCTAAGGCATCGAGCGCCAGGGACAGTCCCACGCCCAGTATGAACCGACAGGCAGCAGACGGCAGCGAAGATACAGAGAAGGCCGTGGATCAAGCCAAAAATGACGGCACGGACACCTCCTCTACTTGGAGCCCTGAG CAAGAAAAGCCCCCTGACGATGAGGTCTCGTCACAACCTGCCACCTCTTCCCCTCGAACCCCGATCTCTAAATGTGGGGACCTGGTGCTCTCTCTGGAATACCACCCCGACAATGAGAAGGTGCTGGTTTCTGTGATTGCGGCTCGGGACATCCCCGACAAGGCTCGCAGCGGGATGGACTCCTGGCAGGTCCACATGGTCCTGCTGCCCGCCAAGAAACAACGCCACAAGACAGCGGTGCAGAAAGGTTCACTTCCACATTTCAACGAGACGTTTCGCTTTTCCCGCCTGGAGCCGTCCGACCTGCAGGTGTCGGCAATCAGGTTCAGGTTGTATGCGCTCGGGGGCAGAATGTCCCGTGAGCGCATGATGGGCGAGAAAGTGCTGCGTCTCGGAGGGCTCAACCCGGACGGGGGCACGATGGAGACGACGCTGGTACTGGAGCCTCGAAGTAACCTCAAG aGCGTGGACTCCCAGCTCAGTCTGTCCGCTGTGTCTCAGAGCGACAGTGCCTCGTCCACCCAGTCTCTGACCCACGGCGGCGTCCCCGAGCTGCTGGTGGGTCTCTCCTACAACGCCACAACTGGTCGCATATCTGTGGAGCTCATCAAAGGCAGCCACTTCAGGAACCTGGCCATCAACAGAGCCCCAG ACACTTACGGTCGGCTGACTCTGCTGAACTCGGTCGGCCAGGAGATCTCTCGGTGTAAGACATCAGTGCGTCGTGGGCAACCCAACCCCGTCTACAAGGAGACCTTTGTCTTCCAGGTGGCGCTTTTCCAGCTGTCAGATGTCACGCTGCTGATCTCCATCTACAACCGCCGCAGCATGAAGCGCAAGGAGATGGTGGGCTGGATCGCTCTGGGTCAGAACAGCAGCGGGGAGGAGGAGCAGCTCCACTGGCAGGACATGAAGGAGAGTCGAGGACAGCAGGTCTGCCGCTGGCACGTCTTGCTAGAGGGTTAA
- the syt16 gene encoding synaptotagmin-16 isoform X4, with protein MASDMNSYGEDDDSGSSSSNSEDEVLKQFEISVSRSQSFRTAAAKGGEQQSHHTQLALGRRHKFTRLSDQEEGSTEPSDCEEMEAQSQQGFQDPLSAAVEENERASVLSLDEPAVAKASSARDSPTPSMNRQAADGSEDTEKAVDQAKNDGTDTSSTWSPEQEKPPDDEVSSQPATSSPRTPISKCGDLVLSLEYHPDNEKVLVSVIAARDIPDKARSGMDSWQVHMVLLPAKKQRHKTAVQKGSLPHFNETFRFSRLEPSDLQVSAIRFRLYALGGRMSRERMMGEKVLRLGGLNPDGGTMETTLVLEPRSNLKSVDSQLSLSAVSQSDSASSTQSLTHGGVPELLVGLSYNATTGRISVELIKGSHFRNLAINRAPDTYGRLTLLNSVGQEISRCKTSVRRGQPNPVYKETFVFQVALFQLSDVTLLISIYNRRSMKRKEMVGWIALGQNSSGEEEQLHWQDMKESRGQQVCRWHVLLEG; from the exons TGAATAGTTACGGTGAAGATGACGACAGTGGCAGCAGCTCCTCTAACAGTGAAGACGAGGTCCTGAAACAGTTTGAAATCTCTGTATCGCGTTCGCAAAGTTTCCGCACAGCAGCTGCAAAGGGGGGTGAACAGCAGTCCCATCACACACAGCTGGCATTGGGTCGGCGTCACAAATTCACCCGACTGTCAGACCAGGAGGAGGGCAGCACTGAGCCATCAGACTGTGAAG AAATGGAGGCTCAGAGCCAGCAGGGTTTCCAGGACCCGCTTTCTGCAGCGGTAGAGGAGAATGAGAGGGCATCTGTACTCTCTCTGGATGAACCCGCGGTGGCTAAGGCATCGAGCGCCAGGGACAGTCCCACGCCCAGTATGAACCGACAGGCAGCAGACGGCAGCGAAGATACAGAGAAGGCCGTGGATCAAGCCAAAAATGACGGCACGGACACCTCCTCTACTTGGAGCCCTGAG CAAGAAAAGCCCCCTGACGATGAGGTCTCGTCACAACCTGCCACCTCTTCCCCTCGAACCCCGATCTCTAAATGTGGGGACCTGGTGCTCTCTCTGGAATACCACCCCGACAATGAGAAGGTGCTGGTTTCTGTGATTGCGGCTCGGGACATCCCCGACAAGGCTCGCAGCGGGATGGACTCCTGGCAGGTCCACATGGTCCTGCTGCCCGCCAAGAAACAACGCCACAAGACAGCGGTGCAGAAAGGTTCACTTCCACATTTCAACGAGACGTTTCGCTTTTCCCGCCTGGAGCCGTCCGACCTGCAGGTGTCGGCAATCAGGTTCAGGTTGTATGCGCTCGGGGGCAGAATGTCCCGTGAGCGCATGATGGGCGAGAAAGTGCTGCGTCTCGGAGGGCTCAACCCGGACGGGGGCACGATGGAGACGACGCTGGTACTGGAGCCTCGAAGTAACCTCAAG aGCGTGGACTCCCAGCTCAGTCTGTCCGCTGTGTCTCAGAGCGACAGTGCCTCGTCCACCCAGTCTCTGACCCACGGCGGCGTCCCCGAGCTGCTGGTGGGTCTCTCCTACAACGCCACAACTGGTCGCATATCTGTGGAGCTCATCAAAGGCAGCCACTTCAGGAACCTGGCCATCAACAGAGCCCCAG ACACTTACGGTCGGCTGACTCTGCTGAACTCGGTCGGCCAGGAGATCTCTCGGTGTAAGACATCAGTGCGTCGTGGGCAACCCAACCCCGTCTACAAGGAGACCTTTGTCTTCCAGGTGGCGCTTTTCCAGCTGTCAGATGTCACGCTGCTGATCTCCATCTACAACCGCCGCAGCATGAAGCGCAAGGAGATGGTGGGCTGGATCGCTCTGGGTCAGAACAGCAGCGGGGAGGAGGAGCAGCTCCACTGGCAGGACATGAAGGAGAGTCGAGGACAGCAGGTCTGCCGCTGGCACGTCTTGCTAGAGGGTTAA
- the syt16 gene encoding synaptotagmin-16 isoform X2: MTSKGGETEPQLAAEGITPEAIGFLSAVGVFIVALAVLFLFINKKLCFSRVGGLPCLEQHGHRKKGRLGIRQGLVNSYGEDDDSGSSSSNSEDEVLKQFEISVSRSQSFRTAAAKGGEQQSHHTQLALGRRHKFTRLSDQEEGSTEPSDCEEMEAQSQQGFQDPLSAAVEENERASVLSLDEPAVAKASSARDSPTPSMNRQAADGSEDTEKAVDQAKNDGTDTSSTWSPEQEKPPDDEVSSQPATSSPRTPISKCGDLVLSLEYHPDNEKVLVSVIAARDIPDKARSGMDSWQVHMVLLPAKKQRHKTAVQKGSLPHFNETFRFSRLEPSDLQVSAIRFRLYALGGRMSRERMMGEKVLRLGGLNPDGGTMETTLVLEPRSNLKSVDSQLSLSAVSQSDSASSTQSLTHGGVPELLVGLSYNATTGRISVELIKGSHFRNLAINRAPDTYGRLTLLNSVGQEISRCKTSVRRGQPNPVYKETFVFQVALFQLSDVTLLISIYNRRSMKRKEMVGWIALGQNSSGEEEQLHWQDMKESRGQQVCRWHVLLEG; the protein is encoded by the exons TCACCCCAGAGGCCATCGGCTTCCTGTCAGCGGTGGGCGTCTTCATTGTGGCACTGGccgtcctcttcctcttcatcaacaaaaagctgtgtttttcaCGTGTTGGTGGACTCCCCTGCCTGGAGCAACATGGCCACCGGAAGAAAGGACGCCTGGGAATCCGCCAGGGGCTCG TGAATAGTTACGGTGAAGATGACGACAGTGGCAGCAGCTCCTCTAACAGTGAAGACGAGGTCCTGAAACAGTTTGAAATCTCTGTATCGCGTTCGCAAAGTTTCCGCACAGCAGCTGCAAAGGGGGGTGAACAGCAGTCCCATCACACACAGCTGGCATTGGGTCGGCGTCACAAATTCACCCGACTGTCAGACCAGGAGGAGGGCAGCACTGAGCCATCAGACTGTGAAG AAATGGAGGCTCAGAGCCAGCAGGGTTTCCAGGACCCGCTTTCTGCAGCGGTAGAGGAGAATGAGAGGGCATCTGTACTCTCTCTGGATGAACCCGCGGTGGCTAAGGCATCGAGCGCCAGGGACAGTCCCACGCCCAGTATGAACCGACAGGCAGCAGACGGCAGCGAAGATACAGAGAAGGCCGTGGATCAAGCCAAAAATGACGGCACGGACACCTCCTCTACTTGGAGCCCTGAG CAAGAAAAGCCCCCTGACGATGAGGTCTCGTCACAACCTGCCACCTCTTCCCCTCGAACCCCGATCTCTAAATGTGGGGACCTGGTGCTCTCTCTGGAATACCACCCCGACAATGAGAAGGTGCTGGTTTCTGTGATTGCGGCTCGGGACATCCCCGACAAGGCTCGCAGCGGGATGGACTCCTGGCAGGTCCACATGGTCCTGCTGCCCGCCAAGAAACAACGCCACAAGACAGCGGTGCAGAAAGGTTCACTTCCACATTTCAACGAGACGTTTCGCTTTTCCCGCCTGGAGCCGTCCGACCTGCAGGTGTCGGCAATCAGGTTCAGGTTGTATGCGCTCGGGGGCAGAATGTCCCGTGAGCGCATGATGGGCGAGAAAGTGCTGCGTCTCGGAGGGCTCAACCCGGACGGGGGCACGATGGAGACGACGCTGGTACTGGAGCCTCGAAGTAACCTCAAG aGCGTGGACTCCCAGCTCAGTCTGTCCGCTGTGTCTCAGAGCGACAGTGCCTCGTCCACCCAGTCTCTGACCCACGGCGGCGTCCCCGAGCTGCTGGTGGGTCTCTCCTACAACGCCACAACTGGTCGCATATCTGTGGAGCTCATCAAAGGCAGCCACTTCAGGAACCTGGCCATCAACAGAGCCCCAG ACACTTACGGTCGGCTGACTCTGCTGAACTCGGTCGGCCAGGAGATCTCTCGGTGTAAGACATCAGTGCGTCGTGGGCAACCCAACCCCGTCTACAAGGAGACCTTTGTCTTCCAGGTGGCGCTTTTCCAGCTGTCAGATGTCACGCTGCTGATCTCCATCTACAACCGCCGCAGCATGAAGCGCAAGGAGATGGTGGGCTGGATCGCTCTGGGTCAGAACAGCAGCGGGGAGGAGGAGCAGCTCCACTGGCAGGACATGAAGGAGAGTCGAGGACAGCAGGTCTGCCGCTGGCACGTCTTGCTAGAGGGTTAA
- the syt16 gene encoding synaptotagmin-16 isoform X1, translating to MASDSCLFVWSDQCVIVCPLSLLLPVTPEAIGFLSAVGVFIVALAVLFLFINKKLCFSRVGGLPCLEQHGHRKKGRLGIRQGLVNSYGEDDDSGSSSSNSEDEVLKQFEISVSRSQSFRTAAAKGGEQQSHHTQLALGRRHKFTRLSDQEEGSTEPSDCEEMEAQSQQGFQDPLSAAVEENERASVLSLDEPAVAKASSARDSPTPSMNRQAADGSEDTEKAVDQAKNDGTDTSSTWSPEQEKPPDDEVSSQPATSSPRTPISKCGDLVLSLEYHPDNEKVLVSVIAARDIPDKARSGMDSWQVHMVLLPAKKQRHKTAVQKGSLPHFNETFRFSRLEPSDLQVSAIRFRLYALGGRMSRERMMGEKVLRLGGLNPDGGTMETTLVLEPRSNLKSVDSQLSLSAVSQSDSASSTQSLTHGGVPELLVGLSYNATTGRISVELIKGSHFRNLAINRAPDTYGRLTLLNSVGQEISRCKTSVRRGQPNPVYKETFVFQVALFQLSDVTLLISIYNRRSMKRKEMVGWIALGQNSSGEEEQLHWQDMKESRGQQVCRWHVLLEG from the exons gttgtctgtttgtgtggtcTGATCAGTGTGTCATTGTATgtcccctctccctcctcctgccAGTCACCCCAGAGGCCATCGGCTTCCTGTCAGCGGTGGGCGTCTTCATTGTGGCACTGGccgtcctcttcctcttcatcaacaaaaagctgtgtttttcaCGTGTTGGTGGACTCCCCTGCCTGGAGCAACATGGCCACCGGAAGAAAGGACGCCTGGGAATCCGCCAGGGGCTCG TGAATAGTTACGGTGAAGATGACGACAGTGGCAGCAGCTCCTCTAACAGTGAAGACGAGGTCCTGAAACAGTTTGAAATCTCTGTATCGCGTTCGCAAAGTTTCCGCACAGCAGCTGCAAAGGGGGGTGAACAGCAGTCCCATCACACACAGCTGGCATTGGGTCGGCGTCACAAATTCACCCGACTGTCAGACCAGGAGGAGGGCAGCACTGAGCCATCAGACTGTGAAG AAATGGAGGCTCAGAGCCAGCAGGGTTTCCAGGACCCGCTTTCTGCAGCGGTAGAGGAGAATGAGAGGGCATCTGTACTCTCTCTGGATGAACCCGCGGTGGCTAAGGCATCGAGCGCCAGGGACAGTCCCACGCCCAGTATGAACCGACAGGCAGCAGACGGCAGCGAAGATACAGAGAAGGCCGTGGATCAAGCCAAAAATGACGGCACGGACACCTCCTCTACTTGGAGCCCTGAG CAAGAAAAGCCCCCTGACGATGAGGTCTCGTCACAACCTGCCACCTCTTCCCCTCGAACCCCGATCTCTAAATGTGGGGACCTGGTGCTCTCTCTGGAATACCACCCCGACAATGAGAAGGTGCTGGTTTCTGTGATTGCGGCTCGGGACATCCCCGACAAGGCTCGCAGCGGGATGGACTCCTGGCAGGTCCACATGGTCCTGCTGCCCGCCAAGAAACAACGCCACAAGACAGCGGTGCAGAAAGGTTCACTTCCACATTTCAACGAGACGTTTCGCTTTTCCCGCCTGGAGCCGTCCGACCTGCAGGTGTCGGCAATCAGGTTCAGGTTGTATGCGCTCGGGGGCAGAATGTCCCGTGAGCGCATGATGGGCGAGAAAGTGCTGCGTCTCGGAGGGCTCAACCCGGACGGGGGCACGATGGAGACGACGCTGGTACTGGAGCCTCGAAGTAACCTCAAG aGCGTGGACTCCCAGCTCAGTCTGTCCGCTGTGTCTCAGAGCGACAGTGCCTCGTCCACCCAGTCTCTGACCCACGGCGGCGTCCCCGAGCTGCTGGTGGGTCTCTCCTACAACGCCACAACTGGTCGCATATCTGTGGAGCTCATCAAAGGCAGCCACTTCAGGAACCTGGCCATCAACAGAGCCCCAG ACACTTACGGTCGGCTGACTCTGCTGAACTCGGTCGGCCAGGAGATCTCTCGGTGTAAGACATCAGTGCGTCGTGGGCAACCCAACCCCGTCTACAAGGAGACCTTTGTCTTCCAGGTGGCGCTTTTCCAGCTGTCAGATGTCACGCTGCTGATCTCCATCTACAACCGCCGCAGCATGAAGCGCAAGGAGATGGTGGGCTGGATCGCTCTGGGTCAGAACAGCAGCGGGGAGGAGGAGCAGCTCCACTGGCAGGACATGAAGGAGAGTCGAGGACAGCAGGTCTGCCGCTGGCACGTCTTGCTAGAGGGTTAA
- the syt16 gene encoding synaptotagmin-16 isoform X5, whose translation MEAQSQQGFQDPLSAAVEENERASVLSLDEPAVAKASSARDSPTPSMNRQAADGSEDTEKAVDQAKNDGTDTSSTWSPEQEKPPDDEVSSQPATSSPRTPISKCGDLVLSLEYHPDNEKVLVSVIAARDIPDKARSGMDSWQVHMVLLPAKKQRHKTAVQKGSLPHFNETFRFSRLEPSDLQVSAIRFRLYALGGRMSRERMMGEKVLRLGGLNPDGGTMETTLVLEPRSNLKSVDSQLSLSAVSQSDSASSTQSLTHGGVPELLVGLSYNATTGRISVELIKGSHFRNLAINRAPDTYGRLTLLNSVGQEISRCKTSVRRGQPNPVYKETFVFQVALFQLSDVTLLISIYNRRSMKRKEMVGWIALGQNSSGEEEQLHWQDMKESRGQQVCRWHVLLEG comes from the exons ATGGAGGCTCAGAGCCAGCAGGGTTTCCAGGACCCGCTTTCTGCAGCGGTAGAGGAGAATGAGAGGGCATCTGTACTCTCTCTGGATGAACCCGCGGTGGCTAAGGCATCGAGCGCCAGGGACAGTCCCACGCCCAGTATGAACCGACAGGCAGCAGACGGCAGCGAAGATACAGAGAAGGCCGTGGATCAAGCCAAAAATGACGGCACGGACACCTCCTCTACTTGGAGCCCTGAG CAAGAAAAGCCCCCTGACGATGAGGTCTCGTCACAACCTGCCACCTCTTCCCCTCGAACCCCGATCTCTAAATGTGGGGACCTGGTGCTCTCTCTGGAATACCACCCCGACAATGAGAAGGTGCTGGTTTCTGTGATTGCGGCTCGGGACATCCCCGACAAGGCTCGCAGCGGGATGGACTCCTGGCAGGTCCACATGGTCCTGCTGCCCGCCAAGAAACAACGCCACAAGACAGCGGTGCAGAAAGGTTCACTTCCACATTTCAACGAGACGTTTCGCTTTTCCCGCCTGGAGCCGTCCGACCTGCAGGTGTCGGCAATCAGGTTCAGGTTGTATGCGCTCGGGGGCAGAATGTCCCGTGAGCGCATGATGGGCGAGAAAGTGCTGCGTCTCGGAGGGCTCAACCCGGACGGGGGCACGATGGAGACGACGCTGGTACTGGAGCCTCGAAGTAACCTCAAG aGCGTGGACTCCCAGCTCAGTCTGTCCGCTGTGTCTCAGAGCGACAGTGCCTCGTCCACCCAGTCTCTGACCCACGGCGGCGTCCCCGAGCTGCTGGTGGGTCTCTCCTACAACGCCACAACTGGTCGCATATCTGTGGAGCTCATCAAAGGCAGCCACTTCAGGAACCTGGCCATCAACAGAGCCCCAG ACACTTACGGTCGGCTGACTCTGCTGAACTCGGTCGGCCAGGAGATCTCTCGGTGTAAGACATCAGTGCGTCGTGGGCAACCCAACCCCGTCTACAAGGAGACCTTTGTCTTCCAGGTGGCGCTTTTCCAGCTGTCAGATGTCACGCTGCTGATCTCCATCTACAACCGCCGCAGCATGAAGCGCAAGGAGATGGTGGGCTGGATCGCTCTGGGTCAGAACAGCAGCGGGGAGGAGGAGCAGCTCCACTGGCAGGACATGAAGGAGAGTCGAGGACAGCAGGTCTGCCGCTGGCACGTCTTGCTAGAGGGTTAA